DNA from Betaproteobacteria bacterium:
GCCTTCATGGACCGGCTGCGCAAATCGGGGGATTCGTGCGGCGCGCGCGTGAACGTGGTCGCGCACAACGTGCCGGTCGGCTGGGGCGAGCCGGTGTACGACAAGCTCGATGCCGACATCGCCTACAACATGATGAGCATCAACGCGGTCAAGGGCGTGGAGATCGGTGCCGGCTTCACTGCGGTGACGCAGAAGGGCACCGAGCACTCGGACGAGATGTCGCCCGAGGGTTTTCTCTCCAACAATGCGGGCGGCATTCTCGGCGGCATTTCGACCGGGCAGGATGTCGTGGTCAGCATCGCGATCAAGCCGACCTCGAGCATCCGCCTGGAGCGCCGGACCATCGACAAGCAGGGCCAGGCGGGGAGCATCGAAACGCACGGCCGTCACGATCCGTGCGTCGGCATCCGCGCCACGCCGATCGCCGAAGCGATGCTCGCGCTCACGCTCATGGACCACGCGCTGCGCCACCGCGCGCAGAACGCCGACGTCGAATGCGCCACGCCGCGCATCGCGAGCCTCGCGCCGGAAGCGGTGATCGCGCAACTGCGCGCGGCCGAGCGGGTGGAGAACCCGGAGCCCGACGA
Protein-coding regions in this window:
- the aroC gene encoding chorismate synthase — its product is MSGNTLGRLFCVTSFGESHGPAIGCVVDGCPPGLALGPEDIQKELDRRKPGTSRHVTQRREDDIVEILSGVFEGRTTGTPIGLIIRNVDARSRDYSKIADLFRPGHADYTYWQKYGIRDYRGGGRQSARETAVRVAAGAIAKKWLNERYGIVVRGYLAALGPNVVAFKDWETVHRNPFFVADEAVVAELEAFMDRLRKSGDSCGARVNVVAHNVPVGWGEPVYDKLDADIAYNMMSINAVKGVEIGAGFTAVTQKGTEHSDEMSPEGFLSNNAGGILGGISTGQDVVVSIAIKPTSSIRLERRTIDKQGQAGSIETHGRHDPCVGIRATPIAEAMLALTLMDHALRHRAQNADVECATPRIASLAPEAVIAQLRAAERVENPEPDEA